The Ralstonia pseudosolanacearum genome includes the window GCAGGCGCTTGATGTGCACGTCCACGGTGCGCTCTTCCACGAATACGTGGTCGCCCCACACCTGGTCGAGCAGCTGCGAACGGCTGTGCACGCGCTCGGGGTGCGTCATCAGGAAATGCAGCAGACGGAATTCGGTCGGGCCCAGGTCCAGCTTGATCGGGTTTTCCGACTCGCTGTTCATGGCGGTCACGCGATGGGTGGCCGGGTCCAGCCGGAGGCCGTTGATGGCGACCACGTCGTCGGTCAGCTGCGGCGCGCGGCGGCGCAGCACGGCCTTGATGCGGGCGAGCAGCTCCTTGGGCGAAAACGGCTTGGTGACGTAGTCGTCGGCGCCGACGTCCAGGCCCATGATCTTGTCCTGCTCTTCGCTGCGGGCGGTCAGCATGATGATCGGGATCTGCCGGGTGCGCTCGTTGGCGCGCAGTTCCTTGGCGAACATCACGCCGGACTTGCCCGGCAGCATCCAGTCCAGCAGGACGAGATCGGGCAGTACGTCGCTCATCAGCGACAGCGCCTGCTCGGCGTTGTAGGCACGAATCGGATAGTGACCCGCGTGCTGCAGGTTGACGGCGATCAGCTCGGCGATCGCCGGTTCATCTTCCACTACCAGAATACTGCTCGGCATGCTCACGTCTCCAGTCCTGCCGGTCACTCGCCCAGGATCTCGCGCTCGAGCGCCTCGCGCGAGGCGTGGCGAACGTCGGTGCCCTTGACGATATAGATAATGAACTCCGCGATATTCTTCGCGTGGTCGCCGATCCGCTCGATCGCCTTGGCGATGAAGAGCAGGTCCAGCGCCACCGAGATGGTGCGCGGGTTCTCCATCATGTAGGTGATCAGCTCGCGCATGAAGCCGCGGAATTCCTCGTCCAGCGCCTTGTCTTCCTGCAGGATCGACACGGCCGCGGTGGTATCCAGGCGCGCGAAGGCATCCAGCGCGTGGCGCAGGATGGTGGCCGCCATTTCGCCGGAGCGCTTCACGTCGGCGTAGTTCAGCGAATGGGCCAGCGGATCCTGCAGGATGCGCTTGGTGCGCTTGGCGATCTTCTCGGCTTCGTCGCCGACGCGCTCCAGGTTGGTGATGGTCTTCGAGATCGCCATCACCAGGCGCAGGTCACGCGCGGTCGGCTGGCGGCGCGCGATGATGTTGTTGCAGTCGCTGTCGATCTCGATCTCGAGCGCGTTCACTTCCAGTTCGACTGCCCGCACCTGGTCGCACAGCTCGGTGTCGAAGTTCGCCAGCGCACGCATGGCGCGCGCGATCTGTGCTTCCACCAGGCCGCCCATCTGCAGCACCTTGGTGCTGATCGAGGTCAGGTCGGTATCGAATTGCGTCGACAGATGTTTGTCGGACATCTCGGTTCTCCTTGTCGCTTCTAGCGCGGTCTGCGCGGCATCAGCCGAAGCGGCCGGTAATGTAATCTTCCGTTTCCTTGCGGCGGGGCTTGATGAAGATCTTCTCGGTCTCGCCGAACTCGATCAGCTCGCCCAGGTACATATAGGCAGTGTAGTCAGAGCAGCGCGCCGCCTGCTGCATGTTGTGCGTCACGATGACCACCGTGTAGTCATCCTTCAGTTCGGCGATCAGCTCTTCGATCTTGCCGGTGGAAATCGGGTCCAGCGCGGAGCACGGCTCGTCGAGCAGCAGCACTTCCGGACGGATGGCGATACCGCGCGCGATGCACAGGCGCTGCTGCTGACCGCCCGACAGACCGTAGCCCGACTGGTGCAGCTTGTCCTTCACTTCGCCCCACAGCGCCGCCTTGGTCAGCGCCCATTCCACGCGATCGTCCATCTCCGAGCGCGACAGGCGCTCGAACAGCTTCACGCCGAAGGCGATGTTGTCGTAGATCGACATCGGGAACGGCGTCGGCTTCTGGAACACCATGCCCACCTTGGCGCGCAGCAGGGCGATGTCCATGCGCGAGGTCAGCAGGTTCTCGCCGTCCATGTTGATCTCACCCTCGGCGCGCTGCTCGGGGTACAGCGCGTACATCTTGTTGAAGGTGCGCAGCAGCGTCGACTTGCCGCAGCCCGACGGGCCGATGAAGGCCGTCACCTGCTTCTCCGGAATCTGCAGCGAGATGTTCTTGAGGGCGTGGAACTTGCCGTAGTAGAAGTTCAGGTCGCGCACATCGATCTTCGGGCTTTGCACGCGCACATCGATAGACGTAGCAGTCATGGTCATTTCTTGGTGAACAGGGCACGCGCGAGGACATTGAGCCCCAGCACGCCCATCGTAATCAGGAACACGCCGGCCCAGGCCAACTGCTGCAGATTGGTATCGGGCTGCATCGCAAACTTGAAGATCACGGTCGGCAGCGTCGCGATCGGCTGGTTCAGATCCAGGCTCCAGAACTGGTTGTTCAGCGCGGTGAAGAGCAGCGGCGCGGTCTCGCCGGCAATGCGGGCGATGGCCAGCAGCACGCCGGTGATCACACCCGCATACGAAGCCTTCAGCGTGATCGACAGCACCATCTTCCACTTGGGCGTGCCGAGCGCCATGGCGGCCTCGCGCATCGCGTTGGGCACCAGGTTCAGCATGTTCTCGGTGGTGCGCACGACGATCGGGACCTGCAGCAGCGCCAACGCGATCACGCCCGCAATGCCGGAGAAGTGATGCACGCGCGCCACCACGATCGCGTAGACAAACAGCCCGATCACGATGGACGGCGCCGAGAGCAGAATGTCGTTGATGAAGCGCGTGACGCTGGCCAGCGTCGAGGTCTTGCCGTACTCGGACAGGTAGATGCCGGCCAGGATGCCCAGCGGCGTGCCGACCAGCGTGGCCAGCCCCACCATCAGGAAGCTGCCGACAATGGCGTTGGCCAGACCGCCGTCCAGCGTGCCCGGCGGCGGCGTCATCTGCGTGAACAGCGACAGCGACAACCCGCCGATACCGAGCGTCAGCGTGGTCCACAGGATCCACGCCAGCCACACCAGGCCGAAGCCCATGGCCGCCAGCGACAGCGTCAGGGCCAAGCGGTTGACGTTGCGGCGACGGGCTTGCAAGCGCGACTTGATCTTTTCCGAGTCGGCGCGGACAGCCGGGATGGAGGGCGTGCGCATGGTATTGGATGTCATGGCGTCGGGCGACAGGCGTTGGTTCACTTGTGACCCTCGCCTTTCTGCAGGCGCAGCAGCAACAGCTTGGACGCCGCCAGCACGAAGAACGTGATGACGAACAGGATCAGACCCAGCTCCATCAGCGCGGCGGTGTGCAGCCCCTGCCCGGCTTCCGCGAACTCATTGGCCAGCGCCGACGTGATGCTGTTGCCCGGCGAAAACAGGGAAACGTTGTCCAGCAGGTTGGTGTTGCCGATCACGAAGGTGACGGCCATGGTCTCGCCCAGCGCACGGCCCAGGCCCAGCATCACGCCGCCGATCACGCCGGCCTTGGTGTACGGCAGGACCACGTTCCACATCACCTCCCACGTGGTGCAGCCGACGCCGTAGGCGGACTCCTTGAGCAGCACGGGCGTGATCTCGAACACGTCGCGCATCACGGCCGAGATGTACGGGATGATCATGATCGCCAGGATGACCCCGGCGCACAGCAGGCCGATGCCGATCGGCGCGCCCTGGAACAGCGCCCCGATCAACGGGATCCTGCCCACGGTGGCGGCCAACGGCTTCTGGAAATACTCGCCGAAGATCGGCGCAAACACGAGCAGGCCCCACATGCCGTAGACGATCGACGGCACGGCGGCAAGCAGCTCGATGGCGGTACCGAGCGGCCGGCGCAGCCACGCCGGCGAGAGCTCGGTGAGGAACAGGGCGATGCCGAAACTCACCGGCACCGCAATAATCAGGGCAATCAGCGACGTCACGAGGGTGCCGTAGATCGGCACCAGCGCGCCGAACTGCTCGGCGGGCGGATCCCACTCGGAATTCCACAGGAACGACAGGCCGAATTTCTGGATCGAGGGCCAGGCGCTGATGATCAGCGAAACGATGATGCCGCCCAGCAGCAGCAATGTGATGATCGCGGCAAACCGGGTCAGCCCGCCGAACAGCAGGTCGCCGATGCGGCTTGGAGCGCGGACGCCGGAAGAGTCGGAGAGCGTAGCCATGAGGGAAACCGGTCAGCCGTCTAAAGAGCTTTCAAGAGGTACGGGCGGCAACCACCGCCCGCACCCGCTACACAGCAGCGATCAGTTATAGATCGGCTTGCCCGAAGCGTCCTTCACGCCCGACTTCCAGGTGGCGCGGATCTGGTTCAGCACCGGGTCCGGCAGCGGCACGTAGTCCAGCGCGGAGGCATCCTTGCCGCCGTTCTTGTAGGCCCAGTCGAAGAACTTCAGGACTTCGGCGCCCTGGACCGGCTTGTCCTGGGTCTTGTGCACCAGGATGAAGGTCGCGCCGGCGATCGGCCATGCGTCCTTGCCCGGCTGGTTGGTCAGGATCTGGTAGAACGACTTGCTCCAGTCGGCACCGGCGGCGGCGGCCTTGAAGGCGTCGCTGGTCGGCTGCACCACGGCGCCCGAGGCGTTC containing:
- the phoB gene encoding phosphate regulon transcriptional regulator PhoB, encoding MPSSILVVEDEPAIAELIAVNLQHAGHYPIRAYNAEQALSLMSDVLPDLVLLDWMLPGKSGVMFAKELRANERTRQIPIIMLTARSEEQDKIMGLDVGADDYVTKPFSPKELLARIKAVLRRRAPQLTDDVVAINGLRLDPATHRVTAMNSESENPIKLDLGPTEFRLLHFLMTHPERVHSRSQLLDQVWGDHVFVEERTVDVHIKRLRAALAPGGYSTMIETVRGSGYRLARNPGQ
- the phoU gene encoding phosphate signaling complex protein PhoU, whose product is MSDKHLSTQFDTDLTSISTKVLQMGGLVEAQIARAMRALANFDTELCDQVRAVELEVNALEIEIDSDCNNIIARRQPTARDLRLVMAISKTITNLERVGDEAEKIAKRTKRILQDPLAHSLNYADVKRSGEMAATILRHALDAFARLDTTAAVSILQEDKALDEEFRGFMRELITYMMENPRTISVALDLLFIAKAIERIGDHAKNIAEFIIYIVKGTDVRHASREALEREILGE
- the pstB gene encoding phosphate ABC transporter ATP-binding protein PstB; its protein translation is MTATSIDVRVQSPKIDVRDLNFYYGKFHALKNISLQIPEKQVTAFIGPSGCGKSTLLRTFNKMYALYPEQRAEGEINMDGENLLTSRMDIALLRAKVGMVFQKPTPFPMSIYDNIAFGVKLFERLSRSEMDDRVEWALTKAALWGEVKDKLHQSGYGLSGGQQQRLCIARGIAIRPEVLLLDEPCSALDPISTGKIEELIAELKDDYTVVIVTHNMQQAARCSDYTAYMYLGELIEFGETEKIFIKPRRKETEDYITGRFG
- the pstA gene encoding phosphate ABC transporter permease PstA, yielding MRTPSIPAVRADSEKIKSRLQARRRNVNRLALTLSLAAMGFGLVWLAWILWTTLTLGIGGLSLSLFTQMTPPPGTLDGGLANAIVGSFLMVGLATLVGTPLGILAGIYLSEYGKTSTLASVTRFINDILLSAPSIVIGLFVYAIVVARVHHFSGIAGVIALALLQVPIVVRTTENMLNLVPNAMREAAMALGTPKWKMVLSITLKASYAGVITGVLLAIARIAGETAPLLFTALNNQFWSLDLNQPIATLPTVIFKFAMQPDTNLQQLAWAGVFLITMGVLGLNVLARALFTKK
- the pstC gene encoding phosphate ABC transporter permease PstC; translated protein: MATLSDSSGVRAPSRIGDLLFGGLTRFAAIITLLLLGGIIVSLIISAWPSIQKFGLSFLWNSEWDPPAEQFGALVPIYGTLVTSLIALIIAVPVSFGIALFLTELSPAWLRRPLGTAIELLAAVPSIVYGMWGLLVFAPIFGEYFQKPLAATVGRIPLIGALFQGAPIGIGLLCAGVILAIMIIPYISAVMRDVFEITPVLLKESAYGVGCTTWEVMWNVVLPYTKAGVIGGVMLGLGRALGETMAVTFVIGNTNLLDNVSLFSPGNSITSALANEFAEAGQGLHTAALMELGLILFVITFFVLAASKLLLLRLQKGEGHK